The genomic segment CCATCGTGCTGCCCTGGTCGAGGATGGCGGACGTCCGTGCCGCGTACTCCACCGAGCTGTTCACCACGGACGGGAAGAAGTACCAGGTGTGGGCGTTGCCCGTCTCGCTGCGCGACCGCAAGCGGGCCGTGCGCCAGTCGTCCGCCGCCCGGCGCGAGGGCGCCGAGGCGAGGAAGCAGGTACGCCCCGCGGTGGCCGACCAGGCGGTCGCGGATCTGCGCAAGCTCGCCGAGGAGGACGCCGCGACCGGGGGCGCCGCCGGTGCCCAGGAGGTCACCGCCTCGGTGCGCTGGGCGTGGGAGATCATCGGCCCCGCCGTCGCGGGCGGGATCGCCCTGGTGGTGCTGTTCGCCACGACGTGACGCGCGTGTCGCTCACCGCCGCGTACGAGAGCGGGCCGGTGCCTCCCCGTGGAGGCACCGGCCCGCTCTTCGTCCGTGCGGAAGGCCTGGCTGGTCAGATGCCGGCCGCGGCGGAGAGGTCCCGCCTGATCCCGGCCAGCAGCTCGGCCGCCCGGGCCCGCGCGGCCGGCAGCCCGTCCGCCGAGGCGACCGGTACGACGACCTCCAGGTAGCACTTGAGCTTCGGCTCGGTGCCGCTCGGGCGGACGATCACCCGGGCGCCGTCCAGGCGGTAGCGCAGGCCGTCCGTGGGCGGGAGCCGGTCGGATCCCTTCGAGAGGTCCTCGGCCGAGGTGACCGCCAGCCCCGCCAGCGCGGTCGGCGGCTGCTCGCGGAGCCGGTGCATGGCGTCGGCGATGACCGAGAGGTCCTCCACCCGGACCGAGAGCTGGTCGGTCGCGTGCAGCCCGTGCGCGAGGGCCAGGTCGTCCAGCAGGTCGAGCAGGGTGCGGCCGTGCTCCTTGAGCACCGAGGCCAGCTCGGTGACGAGCAGCGCGGCGGTGATGCCGTCCTTGTCCCGTACGCCGTCCGGGTCGACGCAGTAGCCGAGCGCCTCCTCGTAGCCGTAGCGCAGTCCGTCCACGCGGGCGATCCACTTGAAGCCGGTCAGCGTCTCCTCGTACCCGAGACCGGCCCGTTCGGCGATCCGGCCGAGCAGCGAGGAGGAGACGATCGAGGCGGCGAGGACGCCCTCGGCGCCCCGGTCCACCAGGTGCGCGGCGAGCAGCGCGCCGACCTCGTCGCCGCGCAGCATCCGCCAGCCGCCCCCGGCCGCCGGGTCCGGGACGGCGACGGCGCAGCGGTCCGCGTCCGGGTCGTTGGCGATGATCAGATCGGGGTCCGTCCGGCGCGCGGTCGCGAAGGCGAGGTCCATCGCGCCCGGCTCCTCCGGGTTGGGGAACGCGACGGTCGGGAACGCCGGGTCGGGCTCGGCCTGCTCGGCGACGAGCACCGGCGCCGGGAACCCGGCCCGCTCGAACGCGGCGGTCAGCACCGAGGTGCCGACACCGTGCATCGCCGTGTAGACGGTCCGGGCGGTGCGCGGGGAGCCGGCCGAGAGCACGGCGTCGGTACGGGCCAGGTAGGCGTCCAGGACCTCTTCGCCGAGGACCTCCCAGCCGTCCCCGGGCCGGTACACCCCGGCGAGCGGGCCGACCGCGGCGATGGCGGCGGCGATCTCCGCGTCGGCCGGGGGCACGATCTGCGAGCCGTCGCCGAGGTAGACCTTGTAGCCGTTGTCGCGCGGCGGGTTGTGGCTCGCGGTGACCTCGACGCCCGCGACGGCGCCCAGATGCCGTATGGCGTAGGCCAGCACCGGGGTGGGCAGCGGGCGCGGCAGGACGGCGGCGCGGAGCCCGGCGCCGGTCATCACGGCGGCGGTGTCCCGGGCGAAGTCCTCCGAGCGGTAGCGGGCGTCGTACCCGACCACGACGAGCCCACCGGTGTGCCCCTCGGCCTTGAGGTACGCGGCGAGTCCGGCGGCGGCGCGGATCACGACGGCACGGTTCATCCGCATCGGCCCCGCGCCCAGCTCCCCGCGCAGACCGGCGGTGCCGAACTGGAGGGTGCCGGCGAAGCGCGCGGCGAGGTCGGCGCGGGCTTCGGGGCCGTCCGTGGCGATCAGCCGCGCCAGCTCCTCCCGCGTCTCGGGGTCCGGGTCCTCGGCCTGCCAGGCCCTTGCCCGTTCGAGGAGGTCGTCGTCGTGCACGGGGGGTCCGCCTTTCGGGGATGACGGGGTGCGGGTGGTGCGGGTGGTGCCGGTGGTGCGGGGAGCGCCGCGGGCGCGGGGGCGGCGGCCCGGCTCTCACGCGGGGCCGCCGCCGGATCCGCCGGTCAGATGCGTTCGAGCACGCGGGCCAGCAGGTCGCCCATGCGCGCGGCCGAGTCGCGGCCGGCCTGGAGGACCTCCTCGTGGTTGAGCGGTTCGCCGGACAGGCCCGCGGCGAGGTTGGTCACCAGCGAGATGCCGAGCACCTCCGCACCCGCCTCGCGCGCGGCGATGGCCTCCAGCACGGTGGACATGCCGACCAGGTCGCCGCCCATCGCGCGGACCATGCCGATCTCGGCCGGGGTCTCGTAGTGCGGGCCGGGGAACTGCACGTACACGCCCTCTTCCAGCGAGGGGTCGATCTCCTGGCAGAGCGCCCGCAGCCGGGGGGAGTACAGGTCGGTCAGGTCGACGAAGTTGGCGCCGATGATCGGGGAGGTGGCGGTGAGGTTGATGTGGTCGCCGATCAGCACCGGCTGGCCGGGGCGCATGCCCTCGCGCAGACCGCCGCAGCCGTTGGTCAGCACGACGGTCCGGCAGCCCGCGGCCACGGCCGTACGGACGCCGTGGGCGACGGCGGCGACGCCGCGTCCCTCGTAGAAGTGGGTGCGGCCGAGGAAGACCAGCACGCGCTTCTCGCCGATGCGGTAGGAGCGGACCGTGCCGCCGTGCCCCTCCACCGCCGGGGGCGGGAATCCGGGCAGGTGCGTCACCGGGAACTCGGCGTCCGGGGTACCGAGCGCATCGCCCGCGGGTCCCCAGCCGGACCCCATCACGAGGACCACGTCGTGGGTCTCGGCGCCGGTCAGCTCCCGCAGCCTGGCGGCGGCCTCGGCGGCCACCGCGTGCGGGTCGTCCTGGATGTTGTCCGGAATAACAGATGCGTTCACCGGACGAGGGTAACCGCTGATTCCCTACGCGCGTAGATGGACCGGCACACCATCTGTCCGAGCCTTTCGTATTTTCGTACGACAAGGGGGTCGGTGGGCCGGGGAACAGAGGGTGCCCGTCGCCCGGCGGCCGGCCGTGCGAAGACCCGCCCTCAGGCCGGCGAAGCCCCGCCCGGCAGGTCAGCAGGGGCGCTTGCGCAGTTCCATCACGTAGTCGTGCGGGGCCCCGGCGGACTCCGCCGCGTCGGCCACCTCGCCGAGGTAGCGCGCGGACGGCAGACCGCCCTCGTAGCCGTTGAGCACGTACATCCAGGCCGGCTCCTCGCCGTCCAGGGTGTGCACGCGCACCCGCATCCGCCGGTAGATGTCGAGGCCGACACCCTCCCAGCGGTCCAGGGAGTCCTCGTCCATCGGCGCGACGTCGTACAGCGCGACGAACACCTGGGAGCGCGGCGCTTCGACGACCGTCGCCAGCGCCCCTTCCCAGCCCATCTGCTCCCCGCCGAAGGTCAGCCGCCAGCCGTTGAGCCAGCCCGTGCCGCGCAGCGGGGAATGCGGTGCGCGGCGCGTCATCAGCCGCGCGTCGAGGTTGCCGGCGTACGCGGCGTAGAGCGACATGAGTCCGAGGGTACGGGAGATGCGGAGCGACGCGCCGAACTCCTGGCAGGAACAGCCCGGGAGAGCGAACCTCCCACGGCCGCACGGAGGCGTCCGGCCCACCGCGCCCGAGCTGCGAGGACGGCTCCGGCGCCCGGATGGAGGGCCCCGGGGCGAAGCACTTTGGCGCGTGCGGGACAATGGAGTACGTACTGCATTCCCCCGGGGCGATCCCCCGGACCCCGGCCGGGACGGCAGACGGCCGTGGGATGACACCACGCGAGGCGGACATTTCGTGACCAGGATCGTGATCATCGGCGGCGGCCCCGGCGGCTACGAGGCGGCACTGGTCGGTACCCAGCTCGGGGCGGACGTCACCGTCGTCGACTGCGACGGCCTCGGCGGAGCCTCGGTGCTCACCGACTGCGTCCCCTCCAAGACCCTGATCGCCACCGCCGAGGTCATGACGACCTTCGACTCCTCCTACGAGGAGCTGGGCATCATCGTCGCCGACGACACCCCGGCCCTGGAGCAGGCCGCCCGGGTGGTCGGTGTCGACCTCGGCAAGGTCAACCGGCGTGTCAAGCGCCTCGCGCTCGCCCAGTCCCACGACATCACCGCCTCCGTCACCCGGGCCGGCGCCCGGGTGATGCGCGGCCGCGGCCGTCTGGAGGGCCTCCAGGCCGCCGACGGCTCCCGCCAGGTCGTGGTGACCGCCGCCGACGGCACCGAGGTGCGCCTCACCGCCGACGCGGTGCTGATCGCCACCGGCGGCCACCCCCGCGAGATCCCGGACGCGCAGCCCGACGGCGAGCGCATCCTGAACTGGACCCAGGTCTACGACCTCGACGAGCTCCCCGAGGAGCTCATCGTGGTCGGTTCCGGCGTCACCGGCGCCGAGTTCGCCGGCGCCTACCAGGCGCTCGGCTCCCGGGTCACCCTCGTCTCCTCCCGCGACCGGGTGCTGCCGGGCGAGGACCCGGACGCCGCCGCCGTGCTGGAGGACGTGTTCCGCCGCCGCGGCATGAACGTCATGGCCCGCTCCCGCGCGCAGGCCGCCAAGCGCGTCGGCGACCGGGTCGAGGTCACCCTCGCGGACGGCCGGGTCATCTCCGGCACGCACTGCCTGATGGCGGTCGGCGCGATCCCGAACACCGAGGGCATGGGCCTGGAAGAGGCGGGCGTCCACCTCAAGGAGTCCGGCCACATCAAGACCGACAAGGTCTCCCGCACCAGCGCCCCCGGCGTCTACGCGGCCGGTGACGTCACGGGCGTCTTCGCGCTGGCCTCGGTCGCCGCGATGCAGGGCCGGATCGCGATGTACCACTTCCTCGGCGACGCGGTGGCCCCGCTGAACCTCAAGACCGTCTCCTCCAACGTCTTCACCGACCCGGAGATCGCCACCGTCGGCTACACCCAGGCCGACGTGGACGCCGGCAAGATCGAGGCCCGGGTCGTCAAGCTCCCGCTGCTGCGCAACCCGCGCGCCAAGATGCTCGGCATCCGCGACGGCTTCGTCAAGATCTTCTGCCGTCCCGGCACCGGCATCGTGGTCGGCGGCTGCGTCGTCGCGCCGCGCGCCAGCGAGCTGATTCATCCGATTTCGGTCGCGGTCGACAACAACTTGACGGTGGAACAGATCGCGAACGCGTTCACCGTGTACCCGTCCCTGTCGGGTTCGATCGCCGAGGTCGCACGCCAGCTGCACACCCGGAAGCTCGACGGCGAGGTCTAGTCACCCCGCGCGTTCGGCCCCGCCCGATGGCAACTGCCGTCGTGGCGGGGCTTGTTGGGAAGCGGGCGGATCGCATCTGACCGCTCGCCGACCAGTTGTGTGCACGTTCCAGTCAATCCGGTGGCGACGGACGGCGACTGCACGGGCAAGTCTGACAACATCGGGTTCGCGTATATCACTTGATGGCGCACTCCGTTGCCAACTTCTGCAATTCGGCCCAATGCGCTGAAAACGCGCGCGGGTCAGGTTACTGTCAGTTCTGTGTTCGCTGCAGAACGTCGTCAATTGATCCTCGAAATGGTGCGCGCCAACGGGGCGGTATCGCTCCGTGAGCTCGCCCGCGTCGTCCAGACCTCCGAAGTGACCGTACGGCGGGACGTGCGGGCACTGGAGGCAGAAGGACTCCTCGACCGCCGGCACGGCGGTGCGGTCTTGCCGGGCGGTTTTACGCGGGAGTCCGGCTTTCCGCAGAAATCCCATCTCTCGTCCGCGGAGAAGACGGCCATCGCCGACGCGGCGGCCGCGCTGGTCGGTGAGGGCGAGGCCATCGTCGTCGGCGCCGGTACGACCACGCAGGAGCTGGCCCGCCGGCTCGCGCGGGTGCCCGGCCTCACCGTCGTCACCAACTCCCTGCTGGTCGCCCAGGCCCTGGCGCACGCCAACCGCGTGGAGGTCGTGATGACCGGCGGCACCCTGCGCGGGAGCAACTACGCCCTGGTGGGCAGCGGGGCCGAGCAGTCCCTCCAGGGGCTGCGGGTCTCCCGGGCCTTCCTCTCCGGGAGCGGGCTGACGGCCGAGCGCGGGCTCTCCACGTCCAACATGCTCTCGGCCAGCGTCGACCGGGCCTTGGTGCAGGCCGCCGCCGAGGTGGTCGTCCTCGCCGACCACACCAAGCTGGGCGCCGACACCATGTTCCAGACGGTGCCCACCGAGCTGGTCACCCGGCTGGTCACCGACGAACCCCCGCTGCACGACGAGCGGGCCGCCGCCGAGATCCACGCCCTGGCCGACCAGGGCGTGGAGATCACCCTCGCTGGCGGGGACACCGACTCCGGCCACTCCGGCACGGAGAGCGCCCCGCCGAACGGCAGACCCCGGCGCGACATGCCGCTGCCGGGCCAGCGCCGCACCCAGAACGGCGGCCTGGGACAGCAACTGCGCGGCGCCGCGGTCCTCGCCGACCCTGGCCCCCCGGAGCGCGCCCGCGTCGCCGACCTGCGGCGGCGCTGAGAAGGCGGAGAACCGGGCGGTTTTGCCGACGCCCCGGCGCGCGGCGCGGGGGCGGGCTCTCAGGCCCCCGGCACCGTCCCCGTCGTCTCCGCCCTGCTCCTGAGCCCCTGGAGCGTCAGCAGGAGCAGCCGGTCGGCCAGCTCCGGGTCCTCGGGGTTCTGCTCGGCGGCCAGTGCGAT from the Streptomyces sp. NBC_01335 genome contains:
- a CDS encoding PH domain-containing protein; translation: MTSSTPPGEPTYADRTYRSTPATVAGALLLLLIAWLLGDALISGEGRAPWLALAGAVLVAPLVVAFTLRPAVLAGARRILIRNPFRTIVLPWSRMADVRAAYSTELFTTDGKKYQVWALPVSLRDRKRAVRQSSAARREGAEARKQVRPAVADQAVADLRKLAEEDAATGGAAGAQEVTASVRWAWEIIGPAVAGGIALVVLFATT
- a CDS encoding phospho-sugar mutase; its protein translation is MHDDDLLERARAWQAEDPDPETREELARLIATDGPEARADLAARFAGTLQFGTAGLRGELGAGPMRMNRAVVIRAAAGLAAYLKAEGHTGGLVVVGYDARYRSEDFARDTAAVMTGAGLRAAVLPRPLPTPVLAYAIRHLGAVAGVEVTASHNPPRDNGYKVYLGDGSQIVPPADAEIAAAIAAVGPLAGVYRPGDGWEVLGEEVLDAYLARTDAVLSAGSPRTARTVYTAMHGVGTSVLTAAFERAGFPAPVLVAEQAEPDPAFPTVAFPNPEEPGAMDLAFATARRTDPDLIIANDPDADRCAVAVPDPAAGGGWRMLRGDEVGALLAAHLVDRGAEGVLAASIVSSSLLGRIAERAGLGYEETLTGFKWIARVDGLRYGYEEALGYCVDPDGVRDKDGITAALLVTELASVLKEHGRTLLDLLDDLALAHGLHATDQLSVRVEDLSVIADAMHRLREQPPTALAGLAVTSAEDLSKGSDRLPPTDGLRYRLDGARVIVRPSGTEPKLKCYLEVVVPVASADGLPAARARAAELLAGIRRDLSAAAGI
- a CDS encoding purine-nucleoside phosphorylase; this translates as MNASVIPDNIQDDPHAVAAEAAARLRELTGAETHDVVLVMGSGWGPAGDALGTPDAEFPVTHLPGFPPPAVEGHGGTVRSYRIGEKRVLVFLGRTHFYEGRGVAAVAHGVRTAVAAGCRTVVLTNGCGGLREGMRPGQPVLIGDHINLTATSPIIGANFVDLTDLYSPRLRALCQEIDPSLEEGVYVQFPGPHYETPAEIGMVRAMGGDLVGMSTVLEAIAAREAGAEVLGISLVTNLAAGLSGEPLNHEEVLQAGRDSAARMGDLLARVLERI
- a CDS encoding gamma-glutamylcyclotransferase, whose product is MSLYAAYAGNLDARLMTRRAPHSPLRGTGWLNGWRLTFGGEQMGWEGALATVVEAPRSQVFVALYDVAPMDEDSLDRWEGVGLDIYRRMRVRVHTLDGEEPAWMYVLNGYEGGLPSARYLGEVADAAESAGAPHDYVMELRKRPC
- a CDS encoding NAD(P)H-quinone dehydrogenase produces the protein MTRIVIIGGGPGGYEAALVGTQLGADVTVVDCDGLGGASVLTDCVPSKTLIATAEVMTTFDSSYEELGIIVADDTPALEQAARVVGVDLGKVNRRVKRLALAQSHDITASVTRAGARVMRGRGRLEGLQAADGSRQVVVTAADGTEVRLTADAVLIATGGHPREIPDAQPDGERILNWTQVYDLDELPEELIVVGSGVTGAEFAGAYQALGSRVTLVSSRDRVLPGEDPDAAAVLEDVFRRRGMNVMARSRAQAAKRVGDRVEVTLADGRVISGTHCLMAVGAIPNTEGMGLEEAGVHLKESGHIKTDKVSRTSAPGVYAAGDVTGVFALASVAAMQGRIAMYHFLGDAVAPLNLKTVSSNVFTDPEIATVGYTQADVDAGKIEARVVKLPLLRNPRAKMLGIRDGFVKIFCRPGTGIVVGGCVVAPRASELIHPISVAVDNNLTVEQIANAFTVYPSLSGSIAEVARQLHTRKLDGEV
- a CDS encoding DeoR/GlpR family DNA-binding transcription regulator; the protein is MFAAERRQLILEMVRANGAVSLRELARVVQTSEVTVRRDVRALEAEGLLDRRHGGAVLPGGFTRESGFPQKSHLSSAEKTAIADAAAALVGEGEAIVVGAGTTTQELARRLARVPGLTVVTNSLLVAQALAHANRVEVVMTGGTLRGSNYALVGSGAEQSLQGLRVSRAFLSGSGLTAERGLSTSNMLSASVDRALVQAAAEVVVLADHTKLGADTMFQTVPTELVTRLVTDEPPLHDERAAAEIHALADQGVEITLAGGDTDSGHSGTESAPPNGRPRRDMPLPGQRRTQNGGLGQQLRGAAVLADPGPPERARVADLRRR